A genomic stretch from Helianthus annuus cultivar XRQ/B chromosome 1, HanXRQr2.0-SUNRISE, whole genome shotgun sequence includes:
- the LOC118492035 gene encoding secreted RxLR effector protein 78-like — protein MFKLAPGGPQRRDGTLLVKKKAFLFKIDFEKAYDNINWRFVVDIFRQMGFGDRWCSWLWGVLSSARAAVLVNGSPTLEFKCGKGMRQGDPISPFLFVAVMEALSRLIEKAKEVGAFSGCSVA, from the coding sequence ATGTTCAAATTAGCTCCAGGAGGTCCGCAAAGAAGAGATGGGACCCTCCTAGTGAAGAAGAAagcttttctttttaaaattgaCTTTGAGAAAGCTTATGACAACATCAATTGGCGATTTGTGGTTGACATCTTTCGCCAGATGGGTTTCGGGGATAGATGGTGTTCTTGGCTTTGGGGAGTTCTTTCTTCGGCCCGCGCGGCTGTCTTAGTTAATGGTTCGCCAACCTTAGAATTCAAGTGTGGTAAAGGTATGAGGCAAGGGGACCCTATCTCTCCTTTCCTCTTTGTTGCGGTCATGGAAGCGTTATCGAGATTGATTGAGAAGGCTAAGGAGGTGGGAGCTTTTTCAGGGTGTTCAGTTGCCTAA